TGTCCGGCCTAGACAAAAACAGACAGGCTTCGGCGATATCGCCCGGTACGCCAACACGCATGACAGGATGCTGCTTCCGGTCACGCTGCGAATGTTTCGGCGTCCTGGCGCGGCCTGAATATTGCCAATCCGATGTCTCGATCCAGCCGGGGCTAACGCAATTCACTCGGATATTCATCGGCCCAAGGCTCATCGCTGTTGCATGCGTCAGCGCAACAATGGCGCCCTTCGAGGCGCTATAGGCTTCGGTGTTAGGCTCGGACATCAGCGCGCGTGTCGACGCGATGTTGACGATGCTGCCGCCGCGCTTTGCATTGACCAGCGCTCTGGCGACCGCCTGGGTACACAGCAACGTGCCGCGCACATTGACCGCCAGCACGCGATCGAAATCCTCCGCCGACAAATCGAGAAACGGGCCGTTGGCAAGGATCGCGGCGTTGTTCACCAGCACGTCCGGAATACCGATCTCCTCGACGGTGCGACCGATCCACCGTTCGATATCCACCTTTTGTGAAATGTCGCACGCCTCAAAGATGGATGTCGGCTGACGCATCTTGAGATGCGCGAGCGCTTCCTCACCGCCATCGGCAACCGGATCGGCGATCGACACCGCATATCCGGCATCGGCAAAGGCATACGCAATCGCCCGGCCGATGCCCTGCCCGCCTCCGGTGATGGCCACAACCTTCGGCATCAGCCCCAGATTCTCCACATCGCCAGCAACACCAATGCCGACAATACGGTAATCGGTCCCATATGCGAGAATTCGCGGAAGCGGATCAGGGTGGCGTAGACACCGAGACAGACCACGACCGCCAGCGCAAAACCCAGCCAGCGGGTCTGCTCGAACACCAGCAGCAGGCCGGTGGCGATCTGAAAGGCGCCGTTAAACAGAAAGAACCAGCCCGGAAATTGCCAGCGCGCGAAGTCATCCCGAAACGGCTTCGGGTTGAACAGATTGGCGATGCCGTTCACCACAAACAGCAGCGCCAGCAGCCATGTGAGCCAAACGCCCCAGCTTGCAGCAGACATCATTTACGCCCCCAGCATTCGATGCGTCACGCCCGCGCTTGTTGCGGGCATCCACGTCTAAAGAACAAACGACGGCCAAGACGTGGAGGGCCAGGACATAGGCGAGCGAAGCGACGCCGTTCTTCGAACGGCTATGCCCGGCCATGACCATATAGAATCGCCCACAGTTATAAAATCAATACGACCGCGGCATGCCCAGCACATTCTGGCCGATATAGGCCAGAATGAGATTGGTGGAAATCGGCGCGATCAGCGAGATGCGGGCTTCGCGCCATTTGCGTTCGACATCGAACTCGCGCGCCGCGGCGAAACCGCCATGCGTCTGCACGCCGCCTCGCTGGCCAGGAGCTTGGCCATATTGGCTTCCTCACCACACGGTTTGCCGGCTTCGAACAGGGCAGCAGCCGCGCGGATCATCAGATCGGCCGCCTTCCATTCGGCGCTGGATTGCGGTCGCAGCGCCTTTAGAGCCACTCACTTGCAAGCGATCATTTTCCACGGTGTGTTGCAGTGTATCCGGCGTGGGCGAACGTCATCTTGCTCGCTCTGATTAAAGAGCCTATAGTTGCGACTTGGCCGTCCAGCAATTGTTGGCATGCGTCGTGGAATGGTCGTCAAAACCATCTCGGGCCGATCAAGGCTTTGGTACCTGGGCTGATGATCTGGCCGCCGCTTTCGTTCGGCTCGAGCCCCGCAAGATAGCCGATCAGCCCTTTCAGGGAACGATAGCCAGGGCCGATGCTGCCCCTGTAACGGTGTCCCGCGTCACCGCCAGCAAACACACCGTTCTGCGACTTCCCTCGCATATCGCGCGAAGCAGCGACGATCTGAGTTTCATAAACCTGCAATTGAGAGGAATAGGCCGGTACGAACAGCGCGGCCACGAGCAGGTCTGCGGACCTGGCGATCTCGCGGTGGTAGATACCACGGAGCCGTTCGAAATCGCCAATTGTCGAGACTTCGAACTGTTCTGCTTTGCGATTCCCCGAAAGCTTTTGCCACGTGGCTTCTGCGAGCGGCCGCGGCTCACGCTGGCCACCACGGAAGTCGGCAGGGCGCTGTCGCGAGCGCTTGCCGGCCACGCCGAACTCTGTCTCGCCTCCCACGTGCCGGATGTCTTGCTGTCGGCAAGCGGTGCGCACATCGTCGATCTGGTGTGCCATGCGCCTTGCGCGATCGAGGAAGAACCAGCCGGACGGTTGAATGCGCCCGTCTTGATGTCGATGATGCTGGACCACATCGAGCATCACAGCAACGAGTGCAATCTCTCCGCCGCCACATTGGCGCGAACGTTTCGTTGTTCGGAGCGCTACGTCCACAAGCTGTTTGCATCGACCGGCCGCTCCGTCGGCGAGCATGTCAACGACCGGCGCATCGCCGCGTGCATCCGTAATTTGCTGGTCGAGCCCAAACGGACCATTGCCGACATAGCCTTTGCCGCGGGCTTCCGGGATATCTCGCATTTCAACCGCCTGTTCAAACGTATCAACGGCACATCGCCCCGTGAATTCCGCCGTGCGAGCATGCCGGACGCCGGCCTGAAGCGCCGCCGGAGCGGAACACTTGTTTGAGCCGGCAATGCCCGGGTGCACCAGACGCCAATAGATCGGGCGCTGGCGTCCAAGACTTCCCCGCATCGATCCGATAGCCGTTTGTGCTCCGACGAAGCGCTATCAGGTGCGGAAAAGTCTTATGGCCATAGATTTCTCACTGACCCCTCAACAGCGTGAACTTCAACGCGAATCCCGCCAGTTTGCGCGCGACGTGCTTGCCGGCGCGAGAATTGCCCAATCGTTGCCTACTCCCGAGGAGCGTTTCCTCGCGACCCGGCCAGTCTATGAAGCGATGGTGGCGGCCGGCTTCCTGCGGAAATGCGTCCCGGCTCCGGCCGGTGGCGAGAACGCAGGCTTGGTCGACATGGCCATCATGGCCGAAGAATTCTATAGCGTGGATGCGAGCGTCACCTTGACGATGCTCGGAACCGTGCTCGGCTTTCTGCCGATCCTGCTCGGCGGCACACCGGAGCAATGCGGCCGGTTGCTTGGCCCATTCCTGAAAAAGAGCGGAGCGCCGTTAGCAAGTTTTTGTGCCAGTGAGCCGGGGGGCAGTGCAAACGCAGCCTCCCCTGCACCAGGCGAGGGTGTGCGCACGAAGGCCAAGGTTGAGGGCGACCACTGGATCATCAACGGTCGCAAGAAGTGGGTTTCGTCGGCGACCGGGTGGGATCGCAAAGGAGCCGATATCCTGTGCGTCGTGTGCCGGACCGATCCCGACGCGTTGCCCGGGACGGCGATTTCGGTCATCGTCGTCGAGCGCCCCGCATCCGGTATCGTTTTTGAGCGCGCAATCGACACGATTGGACATCGCGCGCATCTCGTCCCCGAGTTCCGTCTCGAAAATGTCTCCGCACCGCGGGACAATTTGCTTGGCGAAGAGGGAAGCGGTCTTGCCCTCACGGCGGCCAGTTTCACCGGGACCGCGGCCCTGGTCGGGATTTTCGGTGTCGCACTGATGCGCGCGGCGTTTGAGTTTGCGCTGCACTTCGCCAGAACCGAAAAGCGCGGCGGCATTCATCCGATCATCGAGCATCAGGCCGTAGGATACGCGTTGGCTGACGCGAAGACTTCAATCGAGGCGGCGCGATATCTCAGTTGGTGCGCGTGCCATGCGGTCGACACGCAATCACCTGCCGCCGACGAACTTGCGATACAGGCCAAGATTTACGGGTCGGAGACCGCGGTTCGCGTGATCACCGATTTGATGCGTGTCGTCGGCGTCGATAGCTACGACCATGAGGCTCCACTTGGGCGGCTTCTACAGGATGCGCTCGCGCTTCCGATCTTCGACGGGGGCAACATAGGTGTCCGCCGCCGCCAACTCCACACCATGCTGAAATCGCCGGACTACGACCCGCTCGCGGCGATCAGCACGGCCTGAAGGATTACGCTTGTATCGCGACAGACCATCATTTCCATCAGTCATCAACAGACCGGCCGAACGATGAGCACAGCACAACCAGTCGCCGTTGTAACCGGAGCGTCGCAGGGAATTGGTGCGGCAATCGTCAAGGCGCTCAGAGCGCGCAACTACCGCGTCGTCGCGACCTCACGCTCCATCCAGCAAAGCAGCGATCCGGACACCGTGACGGTGCAGGGAGATATCGCCAATCCGGACACGGCAGACCTGGTATTCAGGCAAGCACTGGATCGCTTCGGCCGGGTCGACATGCTGGTGAACAATGCCGGCATCTTCATGGCCAAGCCGTTTACCGCCTATTCCCGGGACGATTTCGCGCTCTACACCGCGACCAACATCTCGGGCTTCTTCTACATGACACAGCGCGCGATCGAGATGATGGAGCGACAAGGGAGCGGCCACGTCGTAACGATCACGACCAGCCTTGTCGACCAACCCATGACAAGTGTGCCGTCCGTGCTGGCATCGCTCACCAAAGGCGCACTGAACGCCGCGACGAGATCGCTTGCGATCGAGTTCGCACGGAAAGGCATTCGCGTGAATGCGGTTTCGCCCGGGATCATCAAGACGCCGATGCATCCAGTCGAGGCCCATCAGGCACTCGCCGCATTGCATCCGATGGGGCGGATGGGCGAGATATCGGACATTGTGGACGCGGTTCTGTATCTGGAAAATGCGGGTTTCGTGACCGGGGAGATTCTTCACGTCGATGGCGGCCAGGCAGCCGGTCATCACGCGATCTAGTCAGCCCCGCGAGTCAGGCCATTGATCGGTCAATACGACCGCGGCATCCCCAGCACGTTCTGGCCGATATAGGCCAGGATGAGGTTGGTCGAGATCGGCGCAATCGTCGAAATACGCGCCTCGCGCCATTTGCGTTCGACATCGAATTCGCGCGCCGCGGCAAAGCCGCCATGGGTCTGCATGCAGGCTTCGGCGGCGTGCCAGGCCGCCTCGCTGGCGAGGAGCTTGGCCATATTGGCTTCCTCACCACACGGTTTGCCGGCTTCGAACAGGGCAGCAGCCGCGCGGATCATCAAATCGGCCGCCTTCCATTCGGCATAGCAGCGCGCCAGTGGAAACTGGATGCCCTGGTTCTGGCCGATCGGACGGCCGAACACCTCACGCTCCTTGGAATAGGCCACCGCCTTGTTGATGAAGAAGCGGCAATCGCCTGACGATTGCGAGGCGGCGACGATGCGCTCCGAATTCATGCCGGTGAGGATATAGCGAAAGCCCTGCCCCTCCTCGCCGATCAGGTTCTCGACCGGCACTTCGAGATTGTCGAAGAACAGTTCGTTGGTCTGGTGATTGATCATGGTGTCGATGCGCTGCATCGTCAGGCCCTTGCCGACGGCATCCTTCATTTCGACCAGCAGCACCGACAACCCTTCGGTCCTCTTCTTGACCTGATCGACCGGCGTGGTGCGGACCAATAGCGTCATCAGGTCGGACTTGTGTGCGCGCGAGGTCCAGATCTTCTGGCCGTTGACGATATATTTATCGCCCCTGCGTTCGGCCCGCGTCTTCAGCCTGGTGGTGTCGGAGCC
The genomic region above belongs to Pseudorhodoplanes sinuspersici and contains:
- a CDS encoding glucose 1-dehydrogenase, with protein sequence MPKVVAITGGGQGIGRAIAYAFADAGYAVSIADPVADGGEEALAHLKMRQPTSIFEACDISQKVDIERWIGRTVEEIGIPDVLVNNAAILANGPFLDLSAEDFDRVLAVNVRGTLLCTQAVARALVNAKRGGSIVNIASTRALMSEPNTEAYSASKGAIVALTHATAMSLGPMNIRVNCVSPGWIETSDWQYSGRARTPKHSQRDRKQHPVMRVGVPGDIAEACLFLSRPDSFITGQNFVIDGGMTKKMIYE
- a CDS encoding DoxX family protein → MMSAASWGVWLTWLLALLFVVNGIANLFNPKPFRDDFARWQFPGWFFLFNGAFQIATGLLLVFEQTRWLGFALAVVVCLGVYATLIRFREFSHMGPITVLSALVLLAMWRIWG
- a CDS encoding helix-turn-helix transcriptional regulator, which produces MLDHIEHHSNECNLSAATLARTFRCSERYVHKLFASTGRSVGEHVNDRRIAACIRNLLVEPKRTIADIAFAAGFRDISHFNRLFKRINGTSPREFRRASMPDAGLKRRRSGTLV
- a CDS encoding acyl-CoA dehydrogenase family protein yields the protein MAIDFSLTPQQRELQRESRQFARDVLAGARIAQSLPTPEERFLATRPVYEAMVAAGFLRKCVPAPAGGENAGLVDMAIMAEEFYSVDASVTLTMLGTVLGFLPILLGGTPEQCGRLLGPFLKKSGAPLASFCASEPGGSANAASPAPGEGVRTKAKVEGDHWIINGRKKWVSSATGWDRKGADILCVVCRTDPDALPGTAISVIVVERPASGIVFERAIDTIGHRAHLVPEFRLENVSAPRDNLLGEEGSGLALTAASFTGTAALVGIFGVALMRAAFEFALHFARTEKRGGIHPIIEHQAVGYALADAKTSIEAARYLSWCACHAVDTQSPAADELAIQAKIYGSETAVRVITDLMRVVGVDSYDHEAPLGRLLQDALALPIFDGGNIGVRRRQLHTMLKSPDYDPLAAISTA
- a CDS encoding SDR family NAD(P)-dependent oxidoreductase, which encodes MSTAQPVAVVTGASQGIGAAIVKALRARNYRVVATSRSIQQSSDPDTVTVQGDIANPDTADLVFRQALDRFGRVDMLVNNAGIFMAKPFTAYSRDDFALYTATNISGFFYMTQRAIEMMERQGSGHVVTITTSLVDQPMTSVPSVLASLTKGALNAATRSLAIEFARKGIRVNAVSPGIIKTPMHPVEAHQALAALHPMGRMGEISDIVDAVLYLENAGFVTGEILHVDGGQAAGHHAI
- a CDS encoding acyl-CoA dehydrogenase family protein; translated protein: MDAINAGAMNVSVPLGEDYPEIREGVRAICKKFPSEYWRKLEDNDDYAEEFVKELSDAGYLAAQIPEEYGGSGLPLRAGCAILEEINANGGHGGACHAQMYMMGMLLRHGNEAQKQKYLPGIAEGKIRFQAFGVTEPTTGSDTTRLKTRAERRGDKYIVNGQKIWTSRAHKSDLMTLLVRTTPVDQVKKRTEGLSVLLVEMKDAVGKGLTMQRIDTMINHQTNELFFDNLEVPVENLIGEEGQGFRYILTGMNSERIVAASQSSGDCRFFINKAVAYSKEREVFGRPIGQNQGIQFPLARCYAEWKAADLMIRAAAALFEAGKPCGEEANMAKLLASEAAWHAAEACMQTHGGFAAAREFDVERKWREARISTIAPISTNLILAYIGQNVLGMPRSY